The DNA segment GAAAAACTTGATGTAACTGCTGTCCTACCCAGTCACCAGGCAACATCAGCATCGATTGTCCCACTTCATAGGCAATTACCCGTTTACCATCAGCCCCAATCACTCCAAATTGAATATCTCCCCTAACTTTGGCTTGATATCCTGGCGGTGGAGCAACTTCCTCTGTACCTGTCCACCAAGCATGAGCCATATTTAGCCTAAGAGTAGTGTCTAAAAACAACTCTCCAGGGACAACAACCATAGCCCACAACAAAGCAATCAGAGCCACCTTAACTATAGGATTTAAAGTTTTAGTTTTCATATTGTTTTGCAGGTTTCACCCAATGAAGATAAAGGTAAATACTGAGTCCAACTAAAGTTACGCCTCCAAATAGGAATACCTGAAACGCAATAGCCGCAGCTACTGCCTGGGCTGGTTCATATCCAAATAAGCTAAGAGTAAATGTATAAGAAAACTGATATGTTCCTACAAATCCTGGAGCTGAAGGCAATAGCGTACTCAAACTAGTCACCCCCATAAGCACTAACATTTGATACCAGTTAAGCGTTACACCTACTGTTTTCATGATTGCCCAGAGGGTAAAGCCTTCTAATATCCAAATTCCCAATGTATACAACACCGCCAAAGAAAACCCGGCTCTGCGGCGGATGGAAATCCCTTGTTGGAAATTAGTGAGGCGGTTAGCGATCGCAGGCGGTAAATAGGTAATCCCACGTTTTCCTAGATCAGTATCAACAAACAACATTGCCAACACAATGCTGCCAAACAGCAACGCGCCTGTTGTTGTCAGTGTACTAAGAACAGGTTGGGTGACAAATAAGCGCCCTACCGCCAGACATACCACAACCGCCACTCCATCCAGTACCCGCTCTACTACAATAGAGGCGATGACTGCGGTTCGAGATAAACTATAGCGCCGTCCGGCAAAATCAGCCCGAAACAATTCTCCCAGCCGCGCCGGTAAAAGTGTATTGGCCGCATAGCCTACCATCAAAGCACTGCCAACTTGCTTAAACGATAGCGACTTCAAGCTCTTCAATAATGTCTGCCAGCGAATAACCCGCCCTACCATATTGAACGCATAACAGCCCATAGCGACTAGTAGCCAAGGTAATTGAGCTTGGCTTAACACTGCATTCACCTGTGCCGCACTCGTCTGCCGAAACGCTAACCACAGAAAAATTACACCAATAAGTAACCCTATGATGCCGCGTAGCCACTGTTTAAGAGCGGTTGAGGTTTTCATATCAAAACTTATTTATTTGTGGGTAGTAAAAGCTGGGTAAGACAAGTAAATCATCCGCTTCATCTCCCGTCTTCCCCGCGCCACCGAGTCTAAAATTATCCCACAGGTGAGGCTAAGAAAAGCTAACACTGTCATAGATGCAGACAAAATTGCTGTAGGGAATCGTGGCACTAAGCCAGTAGCTAGATACGTTTCTAGAACAGGCAAGATCAGCAACGTTGCTATCAGCATCAAGATTACAAACCCAATACCAAAGAAAAGAGCAGGACGTACTTCTTTGAACAGAAGAATTGCAGTTCCTAAAATACGCCAACCATCGGTAAAAGTTTTTAATTTACTATTGGAACCGGGAGGACGCTCGCCGTACATTGTCGGCTCCTCCGTAAACGGTAGTTTTAATTCCAGTGCGTGTACTGTTAATTCAGTTTCAATTTCAAATCCGTTAGATAAAGCCGGGAAAGATTTAACAAAGCGTCGGGAAAAGATGCGGTAGCCGGATAACATATCCTTTAATTCCGCACCAAATAACATTCGCACAAAAGAAGTAAGCATCCAATTTCCACCCCGATGCCCTGGACGATAAGCACTACCTGTTTTGCCCCGTCGAGTACCCACCACCATATCAAGGTTTCCCTTGACCAAACAATTGATTAGATGCGTTACAGCCTCCGTCTCGTAGGTATTATCGCCGTCTACTAAAACATAGATATCAGCATCAATATCTGCAAACATCCGCCGAACTACATTGCCTTTCCCTGGCACAGCTTCATGGCAGACAATTGCACCTGCTGATGTTGCCACTTCAGCCGTATCATCTGTAGAACAGTTGTTATAGACATAAATTTCT comes from the Nostoc sp. PCC 7120 = FACHB-418 genome and includes:
- a CDS encoding lysylphosphatidylglycerol synthase transmembrane domain-containing protein → MKTSTALKQWLRGIIGLLIGVIFLWLAFRQTSAAQVNAVLSQAQLPWLLVAMGCYAFNMVGRVIRWQTLLKSLKSLSFKQVGSALMVGYAANTLLPARLGELFRADFAGRRYSLSRTAVIASIVVERVLDGVAVVVCLAVGRLFVTQPVLSTLTTTGALLFGSIVLAMLFVDTDLGKRGITYLPPAIANRLTNFQQGISIRRRAGFSLAVLYTLGIWILEGFTLWAIMKTVGVTLNWYQMLVLMGVTSLSTLLPSAPGFVGTYQFSYTFTLSLFGYEPAQAVAAAIAFQVFLFGGVTLVGLSIYLYLHWVKPAKQYEN
- a CDS encoding glycosyltransferase family 2 protein — its product is MKNQVSFHKLTDNLQSMYLTEYRIAVLIPCRNEALTISQVVSDFRKFLPDSEIYVYNNCSTDDTAEVATSAGAIVCHEAVPGKGNVVRRMFADIDADIYVLVDGDNTYETEAVTHLINCLVKGNLDMVVGTRRGKTGSAYRPGHRGGNWMLTSFVRMLFGAELKDMLSGYRIFSRRFVKSFPALSNGFEIETELTVHALELKLPFTEEPTMYGERPPGSNSKLKTFTDGWRILGTAILLFKEVRPALFFGIGFVILMLIATLLILPVLETYLATGLVPRFPTAILSASMTVLAFLSLTCGIILDSVARGRREMKRMIYLSYPAFTTHK